From the genome of Deinococcus sp. AJ005, one region includes:
- a CDS encoding type 4a pilus biogenesis protein PilO: protein MLTKLSPRNLFLIVMAVCLLVLALWFVLRFQPRQQQITDLQSQIEPLQARVATMRSASQGLPALRERVAKLRIDQQEFVTALPEAANFGAVLDELRRTTAASGATLNTFAVQGSGAAAGLPGGVRPIGLSVGVSGKFAQMFETLRALETAGRFTTVNNVALQLPAATSFDPELQGTLGLTVYTFAPAQASAQAAGGTTQAPEAAPSAPTSAPGGTQ, encoded by the coding sequence GTGTTAACTAAACTCTCTCCCAGAAACCTGTTTCTGATCGTCATGGCCGTGTGCCTGCTGGTGCTGGCGCTGTGGTTCGTGCTGCGCTTTCAGCCCCGGCAGCAGCAGATCACGGACCTGCAAAGTCAGATCGAGCCACTCCAGGCCCGCGTGGCCACCATGCGTTCGGCCTCGCAGGGCCTGCCCGCACTGCGTGAACGCGTCGCCAAACTGCGGATCGACCAGCAGGAGTTCGTGACTGCCCTGCCTGAGGCCGCCAACTTCGGCGCGGTCCTCGATGAACTGCGCCGCACCACGGCGGCCAGCGGGGCCACCCTGAACACCTTCGCGGTGCAGGGCAGCGGCGCGGCAGCCGGACTTCCCGGCGGCGTGCGGCCCATCGGCCTCAGCGTGGGCGTGTCCGGCAAATTTGCCCAGATGTTCGAGACCCTGCGCGCCCTGGAAACGGCTGGCCGCTTTACCACCGTCAACAACGTGGCGCTGCAACTGCCCGCCGCGACCAGCTTCGATCCCGAATTGCAGGGCACCCTGGGCCTGACCGTCTACACCTTCGCCCCGGCCCAGGCCAGCGCCCAGGCCGCAGGCGGAACCACACAGGCACCGGAAGCGGCCCCCAGCGCCCCCACCAGCGCCCCAGGAGGAACCCAGTGA